From Ananas comosus cultivar F153 linkage group 2, ASM154086v1, whole genome shotgun sequence:
TCTGTACTGGCAATAGGAAAAACTGTATTTAGTCTCTAATACTGGgaatttataaatttgcaaaagttAAATACAGATCTTAATTATTACTGGCTTCGTTTCctttggaaacaaaaaaaaagaaaagaaaaaaaagagatattaGCCTTTGTTTGAGAGATTATTACACGAAGATTATATTAGGCAAGGTGAGAAAATacgataatttatttttataaataatatcagACCTGTATATCACAATAAATagagtaaaatataatataaatttacacACAATTTGCAGCTCCTTCTTACTTAAGAGGCAtttgattaataaatttaaGATTGGACTGCAAATTAAGTTTAATAAGAatagaaatattgatcttacgTACTCCTGAGCTTAAATTCTCGAAAACaaattgtatttataattgTCCTAACTCATCTATTTTAGAAGGGCCCGCAATTTTGTCTACAAATAAATAGATGGTAAATATGATGTTAAACAAAACTATAGTTTCCCGAGTCGAAACTGCAAATAGGCCTCTTACCATGGCCGGGCCCACTGAAATGCGCGCCAACGACAACTCCGAGGAGGATCTGGAGACTGGAGACTGGAGAGCGCGTTAAGGACGAGCCACGGGTCAACGACTCCCAGTTTTTCACCCACACTCCCCCCCACCCCCTTTTCCCTTCCCCCATAACCCCATCATTCCCCTCTCTCCTTCCACTTCTAAATCTAAttccccaaaaccctaatccctctctctctctctctctctctctctctctcaacaatgGACGACGTGAAGGATAAAGTGAAAGGCTTCATGAAGAAGGTCAACaaccccttctcctcctcgtcctcttcttcctccttccgAGGCCAAGGTCGCGTCTtgggctccgccgccgccccctccccttctccctcctcctcctcctcctcctcttcctctgttcctcctccgcctccgctctctACGCCCCCTCTTCCCCCGTCGTCCAACTCACCCCCTCCAACTTCAAATCCAAGGTACTACCAATCGCCCGCTCGATCTCTACTCCTTCCCCTCGATCGATCGATGTGTTGATCGACCTCTCTTTtcgatttgagttttttttttttttttttttttttNGCCTTCCTCTCCGGTCGCCGCGCGCGTCGCCGCGTTCTTGTCGGCGGCGCCCCCGCCCCCCGAGGGCTCGGTGGAGGTGGTGAGGAAGCTGCTCGGGAACGTGGTGCGGGAGCCCGGGAACGACAAGTTCCGGAGGATCCGGATGGGGAATCCCAAGATTAGGGAGGCGGTGGCCGACGTCGGGGGAGGGGTCGACCTTTTGGAGTGCGTGGGGTTTAGGATCGGGGAAGAAGACGGCGAGATTTGGGCGACGATGGGGGTTCCGGCGGAGGAGCAGGTCGCCGTGATCAGAGAGGCGTTGTCGTTGTTAGATCGCGGGCGGAATTCGGAGGAGTCCTCAAAGTCGCAGGCAACGTCGGATGTGGCCGCGGAGAGATCTACCGAGCCGAGGAAGATCGATAGGCGGGTGAGTTCCTATTAAAGGTTCTTTCTTGCTGCTCCCTAAATTGTGCTCTCTACACCGTTTGTTCATTCCCACTTTGTGCTTTAAGATCTTACGAGGGTTGAGAATTATATAATTGTGTGTATATTTGTTCAATTCCTTGTAACATTCTCGCGATCGTCTAAACTCTCCATGCCTATGCTGCGGATTGTTCTCCTTATCATTTCCTAAGCTGATTGCTTATTTTTGGTGCACTAATTGGCTTTGCCTTGTCGTGGAAATCCACTTGATATAATAATTAGCCAATTTGTAGTGCTGGGGGCTGCGTGCGAACACCGTACTGGGCAGACTCTGATTCTTCTTTCTCAGCACAACATTATTCTAGGAAAATGTAACTCTAGGATCGTACGCCGAAATCCTTTCAACTTTAATAACATGCCTAGTTGCATGACAAGTAATCGTTGGTGTTTTGCTGCCTGGGATGGTGTCAACTTCGGCACGCTTTTGGCTTGCCATGCCCTTGTCACATTACGAACCAGCCATCCTAACATATTCATGACAAACACTCTCtcttgtttaaatttaaaagccTTTAGCACCAAGTATTAGTTTTTGCAAATATGTTACCTTGACAGTGGTAATATTTAGAGCTGAGCCATCTAGACCTCTGGCCCTTGATGAGTCTAAGGGAGTGAACTGGTAAATTTTAGGTATGATGGTTAAATATTTCCGTTAGTTTCATGTTAGAATTAGGCCGGTGTTTCTGTTTTTCCTGACTGTGAGTGTTTTTGGAATGATCATCTGCTTAATATACCTAAGCTGCGCTATTAATCTGTTTCAGTTTATAGCTGGTTGCATCACAACTCATCATCTCTTGACTACTTGATAATATGTAAACTCTTTAGGTCCGGGTGTTCTTTTGTCTTCCTGAAAGCGTGCCTGCAGATAGTGATCTGCCAGACTCATTCTATAACCTATCTGTGGGAGAGGTAAAGAGAGAAGCTGATATGCGGAAGAAAAGACTAGAAGAGTCTCGATTGCTTATTCCTAAGTCATATAAGGAGAAACAGGCCTTGGCTGCTCGGAAGAAGTTCAAGAGGACAGTTGTTCGGATCCAATTTCCAGATGGAGTAATTCTCCAGGGCGTGTTTCTTCCTTGGGAGCCAACTAGCGTGTTATATGAGGTATGGTCAAATTTCATCTTGATTGCTTACATCGCAATATCAAATACTTATTTTTGGTCTACGTGACTAAAATAGTAACTTTGGTTAATTAAATGAACCAACTCTAATTCTTGAATAATGAATATTTAAGATCGCATTATCAGTGTGCACGGCACatatttttgcttttattgTATTGCTATTGACCAAGATTTGATGTCATAAAATTGAGATGACATAGCACTAAAAGTAACCTCGTTACGTTAACTGTGCTTCTCCAAGATACAGCAAGCAGCTGGGATTCTTTGGATATGAGTTGACTCGTATAGCTTATCTGTTGCACAAATTTTTCTGCTCGAATCATATATTTGAGATGCTAaagttgacttttttttttttttggaaacacCTGAATGACTTGATTAGTTGGGCTTCGATGGGATTAGATAAAAATGCTTCAAAAACTGGTCATATCGAGGTCCTGAGCATCCTGCTGCTCTGAATTTGCTCTGGAAGTGACTATGGATCAGCAATATGGTTAAGAATTATTTTGGCTGTTTTTATTCTTATCGAAATTAAAGTTATGACAATTGACATTTTAAAATATGGTATATTATTGAATAAAGTTCAGAACTGAAATTGTGTGGTTGAGAATTATTTTCAGCGAGGATTGGCTATGCCATTTAATCGTTGATGCCCCAATTTGAATCGAAGCTACTAATGTCCGTCTGAATAGATATAAGACCATATATACCACGTCTAGTGTAGCAAGTGTTGTGTTTTGCTTCTGGAAATCTGTGACTCTGTGCTGATTAACTTGTACTGAGACTAGCTTTATTCCATTTGGTCATGAAAATGTGAGGGACTAAAATTATTATCTTCACTTGCATACCCAAGTGATCTTCATCATCTCCTGATTTAGTAATGCCTGAAAAATCTCTCTCATTAATGCTGTTATATGTCGgcttatctatatttttatatgtcgACTTATCTATATTTACTTTGGCAGT
This genomic window contains:
- the LOC109706901 gene encoding plant UBX domain-containing protein 2 (The sequence of the model RefSeq protein was modified relative to this genomic sequence to represent the inferred CDS: added 235 bases not found in genome assembly); its protein translation is SSSHSRPSPPARSIPKPPNPSPSHGFNPFDPLISSSASRRPANGASSLALFECPVCARPFPSEADVSAHVDSCLTQEPPSSPVAARVAAFLSAAPPPPEGSVEVVRKLLGNVVREPGNDKFRRIRMGNPKIREAVADVGGGVDLLECVGFRIGEEDGEIWATMGVPAEEQVAVIREALSLLDRGRNSEESSKSQATSDVAAERSTEPRKIDRRVRVFFCLPESVPADSDLPDSFYNLSVGEVKREADMRKKRLEESRLLIPKSYKEKQALAARKKFKRTVVRIQFPDGVILQGVFLPWEPTSVLYEFVSSSLKEPSLEFELLRPAIPKLRAIPRFPRPGDKAPTLEDEDLVPSALLKFRPVETQSVVFTGLTNELLEASEPLTAATSVSDELNDNGHDSQ